One stretch of Bradyrhizobium canariense DNA includes these proteins:
- a CDS encoding putative hydro-lyase: MTSLARTERPSDRATSDLSADANLLPSVAARHACRAGMATTTAGVANGFVQGNLAILPEKLAASFHRFCQLNPKPCPIIGMSDVGDPRIPSLGIDLDIRTDVPRYRVWRDGEMVEEPTDIMAHWRDDLVAFVLGCSFSFEEALMADDLPLRHIEHNVRVPMYRTNIACSPSGPFAGPMVVSMRPFKPADAIRAVQITSRFPAVHGAPVHLGHPHSIGIADIAKPDYGDPVPVASDEIPVFWACGVTPQAVIAAAKLPFAITHAPGLMLVTDLKNKQLAVL, encoded by the coding sequence ATGACCAGCCTGGCGAGAACGGAGCGGCCTTCCGACCGCGCGACGTCTGATTTATCCGCTGATGCAAACCTGTTGCCGAGCGTGGCGGCCCGGCACGCCTGCCGCGCCGGGATGGCCACGACCACCGCCGGCGTCGCCAACGGCTTCGTCCAGGGTAACCTTGCGATCCTGCCGGAGAAGCTCGCGGCTTCGTTCCACCGGTTTTGCCAGCTCAATCCAAAGCCGTGCCCCATCATCGGCATGTCCGATGTCGGCGATCCCCGCATTCCCTCGCTCGGGATCGACCTCGATATTCGTACCGACGTGCCGCGTTACCGCGTCTGGCGCGACGGCGAGATGGTGGAGGAGCCGACCGATATCATGGCGCATTGGCGCGACGATCTGGTTGCGTTCGTGCTGGGCTGCTCTTTCTCATTTGAGGAAGCGCTGATGGCGGATGATCTGCCGCTCCGTCATATCGAGCACAATGTACGCGTGCCGATGTACCGCACCAACATCGCATGCAGCCCGTCGGGACCGTTCGCGGGTCCCATGGTGGTCTCGATGCGCCCGTTCAAACCTGCGGATGCGATCCGCGCGGTGCAGATCACCTCGCGATTTCCCGCCGTGCATGGCGCGCCGGTTCATCTCGGACATCCGCATTCGATCGGAATCGCGGATATCGCAAAACCCGACTATGGCGACCCGGTGCCGGTGGCATCAGATGAGATCCCCGTGTTCTGGGCGTGCGGCGTGACGCCGCAAGCCGTCATCGCGGCGGCGAAGCTGCCGTTTGCCATTACCCACGCGCCCGGACTAATGCTGGTGACAGACCTGAAGAACAAACAGTTGGCTGTGCTTTAA